The following is a genomic window from Archangium lipolyticum.
GCCCCGGCGACGCTCGACGCCGCGGCCATCCCCACCTCCTCGGACCCCGACGCCTCCGATACCAGCCGCACCCTGGGCGCGGGAGACCTGGTGGATGTGCGCGTCTACCAGGAGCCGGAGCACTCGGGAGTGTGGGCCGTGTCCCCCGAGGGCACCATCGACTACCCGCTGTGCGGGAAGATCCACCTGGCGGGCCTCACCTCCGGCACCGCCGCAGACGCGCTGCGCCAGTGCCTGGCCCGCTACCTGCGGCACCCCGACGTGTCCGTCGCCATCCGCGAGTACAACTCCAAGAAGGTCTTCGTCTTCGGCGAGGTCCAGAAGCCGGGCACGTTCACCTACGTGGAGGGGATGACCATCATCGAGGCCATCACCATGGCCGGCGGGCTCACCAAGCTGGCCTCGCCCAATGGCACCCACGTGGCGCGGCAGGCGGAGGGCCAGCAGCAGAAGATCCGCGTCCCGGTGAAGGACATCCGCGACGGGCTGGAGAAGAACTTCTCCCTCCGCCCGGGGGACATCGTCTTCGTGCCGGAGAGCTTCTTCTAGGCGCTCAGGAGACCGGGGCCCTGGGCGTCCAGCCGATGTCGGCGAGGAAGCCCCGGCTCTCGGTGAGGAGCTGCTGGGCCAGGCCCGGCGCGCAGGCGAGCACATCGCCCACGCCCACCCGGAAGGGAGCGCCGTCGATGCGCACCATCGTCCCACCGGCCTCCTGGACGAGCAGCGAGCCCGCCGCCACGTCCCAGGGCTTGAGGCCGAACTCGAAGAAGCCGTCGAAGCGGCCGGCGGCCACGTAGGCCAGGTCCAACGCGGCGCTGCCCGTGCGGCGCATGCCCTGCGCCCGGACGATGAAGCGCCGCAGCAGCCCCACCGGGCCCTCGGGCCGCTGGTGCACGTCGTAGGGGAAGCCCGTGCACAGCAGGGCGTGCCCCAGCTCCGTGGAGCCCGAGGCTCGCAGGGGCTGGCCGTTGAGCGTGGCCCCCTCCCCTCGCGCCGCGGAGAAGAGCTCGTCCAACATGGGGTTGTAGATGGCCCCGGCGAGCACGCCCTCCGGCCCCTCCACGCCCACGCTCACGCAGAAGTGCGGCACCCGGTGCGCGTAGTTCGTCGTGCCATCCAGCGGATCAACGACCCACCGCAGGCCCGAGCCCTGCGAGGCCCCGCTCTCCTCGGCCAGCACCGCATGGCCCGGGTAGTGCTGGCGGATGAAGCCGAGCACCGTCTCCTCGGCCGCCCGGTCCGCGTCGGTGACCAGGTCGATGCCGCCCTTGTATTCGATGATGCGCTCGCCCTGGAAACGCTCGGCGAGCACCCGTCCGGCGAGCCGGGCTCCCTCCTCGGCGATACGGCGCAGGGTGGCGGGCGACTCGTCGGACATGGCGGCTCCTCCTTCTCCTAATTCGCGGGCTCGGCGAGCAGGTGCTCGATCTCCATCTGGTACTTGGCGAGGAACTCCTCGGCGAAGCCCTCGTGTACGTAGCGCACCATGCCCTTGCGGTCGATGAGTACCGTGGTGGGCATGAGGCGGACCCGCAGCACCTTCTCGGACACCTCGGCGTTGGCGTCGAGGAGCACGGGCAGGGACACCTTCGTCTCCTTCAAGAAGGCGGGGATGGCGCGGGTGTCCTCATCCACGTTGAGCGCGTACACCTTCAGGCCGCGCGAGGCGTAATGCTTCGCGAGATCCTCGTACATCGGCAGCGCATCGCGGCAGGGCTCGCACCAGGTGGCCCACACGTCGAGCAGCACCACGCTGCCCCGGTCACTGGCGATGGCATGGGGCTCGCCGCCGGGGTAGCGCTTCACGGAGAACTGGAGCGGCGCGGGCGCGGAGGACTCGGACGCCACCAGGGCACTGGAGGCGGTGGCGGGAGCCGGCCCGGTGAGCGGCGGCATCTTCGACGCGCAGCCGGACAGGGCGAGCGCGGCCAGGGTGAGGTGCAAAGGACGCATGTCTAGCGCTCCCCCACGCGCGTCTTCAGCGCGACGAGCAGCTTGTCGATGAAGCCCCCGAAGGCGCCGTTGCTCATGACGAGCAGCACGTCCCCGGACTTCGCCTCGCGCGCCACCCGCTCCACGAGCGAGGGCACGTCCGCGGCGTGGTCGGCGGCGATGCCCTGGGCCTTCAGCTCCTCGCAGACACGGGGCACGTCCAGCTCCTCGCCGGTGGGCACCTTGTCATGACGCTCGGGCACCTTGAGGCTGGCCCGCGCCGCGCCAGTGAAGGAGTGCGCGTAGTCCTCCTGGTGGATGTTGCGGCGGCTCGTGTTCGAGCGCGGCTCGAAGATGGCCCACAGCCGGCGCTCCGGGTAGCGGTGGCGGATGGCGGAGATCGTCTCGCGCACCGCGGTGGGGTGGTGCGCGAAGTCGTCCACCACGAGGATGCCCCCCGGCTCGCCACGCACCTCCTGGCGGCGCTTCACCCCGCGGAAGGTGGCCAGTCCCTTGGCGATCTCCCCGAAGGTGAGGCCCAGCCCGCGCGCCGCGGCGACGACGGCGAGCGTGTTCTCCACGTTGTGCATGCCGGAGAGCGGCAGCAGCGCGGTGCCCAGCGCGGTACCACGCTCGATGACCTCGAAGCGGGCGCCCTCGGGGCCGAAGCGGATGCCGCGCGGGGTGTAGTCGGCCGCGGCGCCCTCCTTGGCCACGTACGTCACCACCTGGCCCTGGCACGCCTTCGCGAGCTCCACGGCGTTGGGGTACGCGGTGCACACCACCAGCCGGCCATCCTTCGGAATCAGCCGGACGAACTTGTCGAAGGTGGCCTCGTAGTGCGGCAGATCCTTGAAGATGTCCGCGTGGTCGAACTCCACGCTGGTGAGGATGGCCGTCTTCGGGCGGTAGTGGAGGAACTTGGAGCCCTTGTCCCAGTACGCGGTGTCGTACTCGTCACCTTCGACGACGAAGTGCGCCCCCTTCCCCACCCGGTAGTTGCCCGAGTAGTTCTGCGTGACGCCGCCCACGAGGAAGCTCGGATCCCTCCCGGCCTCCACCAGCACGTGGGCCATGAGCGAGGACGTGGTCGTCTTGCCGTGCGTGCCCGCCACCACGACGGAGTGCGAGCGGTCCAGGAAGAGCGAGCCGAGCGCGGCCGGGAAGCTCATCTGGGGGATGCGGCGCTCGCGGACGGCGGTGGCCTCGGGGTTCACCCGGCGGATGACGTTGCCGATGATGACGAGGTCCGGCTTCGCCACCTCGAGGTTCTCCGGGCTGTACGGGGTGAGCGCCTGGATGCCCCAGTTGCGGAGCATGTCGCTCATGGGCGGGTAGACGTTCTCGTCGCTGCCGGTGACTTCGTAACCGGCGGACTTGAGCATGCCGGCGAACGAGCCCATGCCGGTGCCGGCCACGCCGACGAGGTGGATGCGGCGCACGGCGCCGGGGGAGATGGTTTCGAGGACGTTGCCGTTGTCGTCAGCCATGTGCTTTCGGGGTCAGGTCGTTGAGGCCGAGGGCTTCCACGACGAGGTCGTGGAAGACGGGACGGAATTCGCGGATGCGCAGCTCCTTGCGGCCGTGCGCCACGCGGTTGGTGACGAGCGCCACCACGAGGGTGCGGCGCAGGTCCACCCAGAGGCTCGTGCCGGTGAAGCCGAGGTGGCCCACCGCGCCCGGAGGAGTGTCGCCGATGAAGTGGCCCGCGCTGGACAGGCCCTGGGAGGGTGAGTCGAAGCCCATGGAGCGGGTGCTGCCCTGCACGATGGGATCCGACGCCAGCGCGCGGTGCCAGAGCGGGCCCGGGGCGAGGCTCGGCTCTCCCGCGCAGCCGGAGAGGACGGCCTGACCGAAGCGGGCCACGTCCACCGCGGTGCCGAAGAGCCCGGCATGGCCACTCACACCGTCCATCACCCAGGCGTTGTCGTCATCCACCTCGCCGGGCACGGCGGGACGCGAGGGCAGCTCGCCCCACAAGCCCTCCTGGCCGGGAGCGGGCTCGCGAGGCCGGGTGGCGCCGGTGGGGGCGACGCGGCCATCGGTGGGGAAGTCGGTGAGCCGGTGGAAGCGCGCGGAGAGGCCCAGGGGCTCGGCGACATGGCGCGAGAAGAGGACGTCCAGGGACGCGCCCCCCACCCGGGCGAGGATCTCCCCCAGGAGGATGAAGCCCACGTCGCTGTAGGCGGTCCCGGTGCGGGGAGCGATCGCGAGCGGGGTGCGCGCGGCGGCCTGGATGACCTGCTCGCGGACGCGGGCGCGGGTGGCCGAGGGACACGAGGGCTCGAGGAGCTCGGGGGTGGAGGAGAGCGCCTCGGCGAAGAAGGGCACGAAGGGCGGCAGGCCGGAGCGGTGGTAGAGCAGGTCCGCCACCGTGGCGCCCGAGTCCCCCACGGGCGAGCCCGGGAAGAAGCGGGCCACCGGAGTCTCCGGCCCTACCTTCCCCTCGGTCCAGAAGCGCAGGAAGAGCGAGGTGGTGCAGAGCACCTTGGTGACGGAGGCCAGGTCGAAGCGGGTATCACCGGTGACGTTGCCGGCCACGCCGCCGAAGACCTGGACGCCCCGGTGCATCACCACGGCCTGGGCGGCCGGGAAGATGCCGAGCGTGACGGCCTCCTCGAGGGCGCTCTGGAGATTGGCGATGGGGTGACTGCTCATGCCTGCACCGCTCCTTCGAGGAAGGTGAGGCGCGCGGCGCCGGCATCCAACCGCACCTGGGTGCCGAGCGCGATGGGGTAGTTGGGGATGTCGTGGCCGACGGGGAAACCGGCGGCACAGGGCAGGCCCGTCTCCTCGGCGAGCGAGCGGAGCACGTCGGCGCTGCCGTAGGGGGCGGACTTCTCGTCGCAATCGGTGAAGTCGCCGAGCACGATGCCGCGCACCCGCGAGAAGACGCCCGCGAGCCGCAGGTGCGTCCACATGCGGTCGAGCCGGTAGGGGCGCTCGCCCACGTCCTCGAGGAAGAGGACGGCCCCATCGAGCGAGGGCATGTAGGGCGTCCCCAGCAGACGGGAGAGCACGGAGAGGTTGCCACCGAGGAGCGGGCCCTCGACGACACCGGGCACGTAGGAAGCCTTGCCCTCGAGGGGCGGCGGGGGCTCGGGGGATTCGAGGAGCCGGAAGAGATACTCCTGGACCTCGGGAGGCTGCTTGCCCAGGTGGGTGAGGACGGGCCCGTGGATGGTGACGCGGCCGAGCCCCTGGAGCGGCAGGTGGACGGCGGTGATGTCCGAGAACCCCACGAGCGCGGTGGGCGCGGTGTCCGCGAGCGGGAGCGACGGCAGGAGGCGCATGGCCCCATAACCGCCACGAGCACAGAAGACGGCGCGGGCGTCACGATCGGTGAGGGCGTGGGCCAGCTCCTCGGCACGACGGACATCGGAGCCGGCGAGATAGCGCCAGGCCTCGAAGAGATCGGGCCGATGGACAGGCGAATAACGCTGTCCGATGACACCGAGGCCGACCTCGAAGCTGGGACGATCGAAGGGCCCAGCGGGGGCGACGACATGAACGGTGTCGCCAGGACGAAGCGGGAGGGGCTTGAGCCAACGCACGGGCGCCTTCATAGCACCCGGGGAGCGGGTGTCCGCGTGCTTCGAGCAGGACGTGTCCGAGTGACAACCTCCCCTCTCCCCCCGGGAGAGGGCCAGGGTGAGGGTGCCTGCCCCCTTGGGTTCCAACCCCCCTACCCGTCCCCGCGCTCCAACACGGCGGCGAAGAACCCATCGGTCCCGTGCAGATGGGGCGCACAGAACAAAAATCCATCCCGGACACACGAGGGGTCCAACCAGCCGGCCCCGGGAGGCACGAGGCGGAACTCGGGGGCCTCGCGGAGGAACCCAAGAACCACCGCCTCGTTCTCCGCGCGATTGACGGTGCAGGTCGCGTAGACCAACCGTCCCCCGGGGCGCACGAGCCGGCGCGCGCGCAGGAGGATGTCATGTTGCTCCCGAGGCAACACGGACAGGGACGAGGGCTCGAGACGGAACCGCAGATCCGGCCCGCGACGCAGGGAGCCCAGCTCCGAGCACGGGGCATCCACGAGCACCCGGTCGGCGAGCACCCCCTCTGGAGGGGCCCGGAGCACCTGGACGATCGACAGACCCGCCCGGGCGGAGCGTTGCAGGAGCCGATCGAGCCGCTCGGCATCCGGGTCATACGCGAGGAGCCGGCCGCGGTTCTCCATGTCAGCACCGAGCTGAAGCGTCTTGCCCCCGGCCCCGGCGCACAGGTCGAGCACGGTCTCCCCGGGCCGGGCCTCGACGAGGAGGCCGAGGAGCTGACTGCCCTCGTCCTGCACTTCGAAGAGACCCTCGCGCAGGGAAGTGAGCCCGTAGAGGTTGGGCCTGGGGCCCACGACGTGGAGCGCGAGGGAGCTGAGCGAACCGGGCCGGGTCTCGACACCCTCGGAGCGCAGCCGGTGCTCCAGGGCTTCACGATTGGTCCGGAATCGATTCACCCGGAGCGTGATGGGGCCTGGGACATTGAGGTGGGCGCAGAAGTCCCCGGCGGAGGAGCCGAGCTCCCGGGAGAAGTGCTCGGCGAGCCAGTCCGGCAGCGAGTACCGAAGGGCGAGCGACGGAGGCTCCTCTGAGACGAGGTCCAGGGGCGCCGGGACTCCGGCGAGCCGGGCGGCCTCTCCGGCCGAGACACCGGCGAGCCCATGCAGGAAGGCGAAGAGGAGAGCGGGAGCGGGAGCGTCCGGGTTGCCCAGGAGGAAACCGAGCCGACGCCGCCACAGGCCGACGTTGAAGACGACCTCGGCAAGGGCCTGACGCTGCTCGCGGGAGAGGTTCCGGTGGGCGCGGAGGGTGCGATCGAGCACGCGCTCCGCGGCGGCGCCCGAGAGGACCTGGGAGAGGGCCTCGGTGGCGATGGGGGCCAGTGCGTCGAGCGCCGACCAGGGAACCGAGCGAAGTCGTGAGAGCGGGTCAAAACGGGATGTTGACAGGACAGGCTCCGTTCTTTAGAAAGCACCTCGTTGTCGCGGCGGGCACCAACAGCCGACGCGCAGCGGACATATTCCCCGATAGCTCAGCCGGTAGAGCGGGTGACTGTTAATCACTAGGTCCGAGGTTCGAGTCCTCGTCGGGGAGCTGAAGAAGGGCGTCAGGTGAAAACTTGGCGCCCTTTTTCTTTTGCCCTCCCCTGTCTCTGGGCACAACGCGGGCAGCCTTCGAAACCGACCCGGACCACCTGGGTGACGAAGCAGCGGGATCGGCTCGTGTTCCTCAAGCGCGTCTACTCCTGGTTGTGCAAGGTGAAGCACATCCTCTCGGTGGCCGAGGATCCGACCTTCGGGCGGCTCACCGTGCCCCAGGCCAGGCCCGAGCAGTGGAAGCGGACCAAGGTGATTCCTCGGGAGCACTACCTCCTCGCCCGCGAGCACCTCGCGCCTCACTGGCGTGACGGGATGAACGTGCAGGCGGGCACCGGCTGGCACGTCTCCGAGCTGGTGCGCTTCGCCAAGATGGGCAGCGTGGAGCCGTACCGGGGAGAGGCCGAGGGCATCGCGGGCGTGCTGGTGTGTCCGCAGACCAAGAGCGGCGAGCCCTTGCGCACCGCCGTGTCCGCCGAGGTGCTGGAGGCCGGGAAGCGGCTGTTGGCGCGGGGCTCGTTCAGCTTCGAGAAGTACACCCTGGCCATCAAGGGGGCCTGCACGGCGGCGGGCATCCCGCCCTTCACCCCGGGACGGTTTCGGCACTCCGTCGCCACCTGGGCCATCGAGAAGGGAGCGGACCCAGCCTCCGTGGCAGCCTTCCTCAACCACAAGAGCCCGAGCACCACGCGACGCTTCTACGCGACACATGCCGTCCCGACGAAGATTCCCACTCTCGCCTAAGTAGCGGGCAAGAACAGGCTGTCGATGCTGAAGGCGAAGGAATCGCCTTTGACGCCTAAAGCCTCGGCCTCGTCGTATTTCGCCTTGTCCCGGTAGACGAGCGCACCTTCGACCTCGATTTCGACCACGGGATCGCCGACGGATGCGCCCCGCCATCCGCGATTGAAGAACGTTACGCGCTCGGCAAGCGCGATCTTCCCGCCGTGCAGGCGGACAGCTCGGGGCGAAACCTCCATGAGCGGCTCGACGCCATCTTCCCAATTCGTCCGCTCGGGAAAGAACCGGATGGTGACAGCAATTTCTTGAGCGTCACCCGGCAGATCGAACGTCTTCTCGATGACCTTGAATGCGTAATTATCGGCGTAGAGCTCGAAGCCCATGGCCTGCCAGAAGCGGATGGATGTCCTCGGCGCGCATTCAATCTCCAGTACGCAGAGATCACACCGCTTGGCTTCCTCCAGCCAGAACTCCGCGAGCTGCCGCCCCACACCGTGCCGTCGCCACTCCTCCCGAACAGCCAGGATGTCAGGGCCGCGTGTGCCGCCCAGGATGAAGGCCACCGCCTTGTCCTCGGATGGCTCTACAGCCACGTAGAGTTCGCCGTTCTGATGGGCGCCGCTCACAATGTTGCGGTTGCAGTGGAAGCAGCCATCCACACCTCTCGCATCTTCGTCGCTGAGCCAGCGCAGGATTTCCGAAAGGTCCGCATCCGTCGATTCCCTGATTCGCATCCACGCTCCAATCAAGCTTCGGTTACATACCCGTCGGCAGCATGCCATCGACTGGGCGGAACATGCTCGCCTGTTCCCATTGTCGGCATCGACACCAGTAGGCCCTCCTGCTGCACTTAGATTCACAGGAGAATCCACCGATGTCGCAGCATCCTGACCTTTGCGCTACACGCGTCCCATGAACGAGAAGCTGCAACGTGCCCTCTGGGGGTCGCTGCCCGGGCTGCACGACTGCGGTTGGGGGCGTAGGGCATCACGCCAGGATCTCGATTCCGACCAGGACTCCATCCTGGTCGAAGTCGAGCACCACATCGGGGGGCTCGTATAGGAACCCATGAGTTCGGCCAGCCTGATCGACTTCGACATCTTGCAGGTCTCACCGGGGTGACTCGGGAGGCGCAAATAGGCCACGTCCTGATCGTCTTCGGAGACTCGTAGCTCGAAGCGCCCGAGCTTCTTCTTGGAATCCGTCTGCCCCATTACGGCCTCCAGGCCAGGAACTACGGCGTTTCCCCCAGCTCACGAAGCTTGCCGCGTGCAATCTCGTTCAGCGGCTGCTTCTGGAGGATGCGGCGGTAGAGCCGCACCTTCTCGGCCGACTCACGTGCCAGCGCCGCCTCCAAGGTGAGAACCTGCACGTGCTCCGGGTCCAACGCCTGGGCCATGCCGAGCTGCCGACTCGCCTCGCCGTCTTCTCCCATCAGGAAATAGATGAATCCGAATTCAACCCGTGGCTCCCAACATCCTCGAGCGCAACTTCTCCCCCGGCCAGCCCAACAGCACTTGGGCCACGGACATTACCTACGTGGGGACCAGGCAGGGCTGGCTGTACCTGGCCGTCGTCATGGACCTCTTCTCGCGCAAGGTGGTGGGCTGGTCCATGAGCGAGCACATCGACCGGCACCTGGTGCTCAACGCGCTGGACATGGCGCTCGAGGGACGCCAGCCACCGCGAGGGCTGCTGCACCACTCGGACCGGGGTAGCCAATACACCAGCGAGGACTACCAGAAGGCGCTGACCGCTCGCGGGATTCAATGCAGCATGTCTCGCAAGGGCAACTGCTGGGACAATGCCGTGGTGGAGAGCTTCTTCAGCAGCTTGAAGCAGGAGTTCGTCTACACCACCGACTTCGCCACGCACGAGCAGGCTCGTACGGCACTCTTCGAGTACATCGAGGTCTTCTACAACCGCCAGAGGCGGCACTCGCCGCTGGGCTATGTCAGCCCAGTGGATTTTGAGCTTGCGGCCTTACCGCAAAAGTTGGCATCTTAATCCTACTGTCCACGTAACCGGGGCAAGCCCACTCCAGGTCTCGCCCGGCTCCGAGGACGGCCACGTCCAGGCCCTCGGAGTTGCCCGGGGCGGAGATCCGCAAGTTGAGGTTCTAGCCCCTCACTCCTTCTTTAGAAGAGGCTCAAGCTCCGCAAAGAGTTCTTCGATCATCTTCATCGAATAAACTTTGGCCCCCCACTGCTTATCTAGTCGCCGCCGCACAATTCGCTCACGCATGCGCGCATCTGCGACAACGAATTGAGCTACGGGCAGTGCAACCGAGAGCATGTCAATGTCCATGACATCGCCCATTTGCACAGGCTCACTTCCGGTTACAAGGTCAGACCACAAGTGCCCCCGGATCAGCGGTGTTGGTAGGCACTGACAGTGAGCGGAGCCGTAAAATGTACGCAGGCCTTCAAATCCTGGGGGACGCCCACCTGCTCGGTCCCAGAAGGCGCGATGAGCACCGTAGATCCGCAGCAGGTTTAGCTGAGCTTCAGGTTGGCCCTGCGCTTCGCGTACCTGCGCAATACGGTATTCAAGAACCTGAAGTTCAGTCTGAATCTCCTCAACAAGTTGCTGCTCGAAGGTCCTTCCCTCCCGTACCAACTGCTGGCGGAGTTTCTCTGTGTCAGAAACCGTTGCCGACTTGGCAGCCGCTCGCCCCCTCGTCAGCTCCGCTGGGCTTTTCTGAAAGGCGTATACAAAAAGCCCGCGATCAATAGCCGCCTGAAGCTTGGCCACCGGATCTCGGTCAAAAAAGGTGGCTTGCGGCAGCTCGATCTCGCCACGCCCCTCGATAAAGGCCAGCATGGCGTGCTGCATCTGGCTATTGACCACCTCGTAACGATGGCAAAACCTGATTCCAAAGGAGAGTTGCGCAAACTTCTTGGCTATCAGATTAGCCACCTTGGCATTTTCATACTCTTCCCACTGGTCTGCTTGCGGACAAAGCAGCCGCCCCTGACGACCAAGTTCGAGGACAAGGCTCTGAAGTTGCTGGAGGCGGCGAACCTCCTTTTCTGTCCGCGAAACACCTCCGTCGAGAAGTTTGGCCATCGAACTCACCACCGAGGTGTCCAGCCAAAGTACGGGTAACCGAGGTCTTTCAACACGAACAGTGGGCATAGATAGAAGGATGCTCGCTCCTTGGCGGGCAGGTGCGAAATATGAGTGGTTCACGGCTCAGAGAACCATCGGTAGAAGACACGCCGTGGGCAAATTACGGGCAACCACATCGTCCGTTTTCGACCGCTCCAACCCCCTCTCCAGGGGAGGAATGGCCGTGCGCCCGTCATTTTCACGACTGTTAATCACTAGGTCCGAGGTTCGAGTCCTCGTCGGGGAGCTGAAGAAGGGCGTCAGGTGAAAACCTGGCGCCCTTTTTCTTTTGCCCTCCCCTGCCTCCGGGCACAACGCGGGCAGTTCAAGGGCAGGGACCTGCGGAAGCTCACTCAGCTTCGAGAAGTACGGCGGCTGCTGATCGCATCTTGGCCCATGGCAGGACCTCAATCGGTTCTTCGGCTCGGCCTTGCCGGTGCCACGGTGGCGGAAGCGCTCATGAGTGGG
Proteins encoded in this region:
- a CDS encoding polysaccharide biosynthesis/export family protein, yielding MRSLSLLVLLLGALTACRTTAPAPATLDAAAIPTSSDPDASDTSRTLGAGDLVDVRVYQEPEHSGVWAVSPEGTIDYPLCGKIHLAGLTSGTAADALRQCLARYLRHPDVSVAIREYNSKKVFVFGEVQKPGTFTYVEGMTIIEAITMAGGLTKLASPNGTHVARQAEGQQQKIRVPVKDIRDGLEKNFSLRPGDIVFVPESFF
- a CDS encoding inositol monophosphatase family protein; its protein translation is MSDESPATLRRIAEEGARLAGRVLAERFQGERIIEYKGGIDLVTDADRAAEETVLGFIRQHYPGHAVLAEESGASQGSGLRWVVDPLDGTTNYAHRVPHFCVSVGVEGPEGVLAGAIYNPMLDELFSAARGEGATLNGQPLRASGSTELGHALLCTGFPYDVHQRPEGPVGLLRRFIVRAQGMRRTGSAALDLAYVAAGRFDGFFEFGLKPWDVAAGSLLVQEAGGTMVRIDGAPFRVGVGDVLACAPGLAQQLLTESRGFLADIGWTPRAPVS
- a CDS encoding TlpA disulfide reductase family protein; amino-acid sequence: MRPLHLTLAALALSGCASKMPPLTGPAPATASSALVASESSAPAPLQFSVKRYPGGEPHAIASDRGSVVLLDVWATWCEPCRDALPMYEDLAKHYASRGLKVYALNVDEDTRAIPAFLKETKVSLPVLLDANAEVSEKVLRVRLMPTTVLIDRKGMVRYVHEGFAEEFLAKYQMEIEHLLAEPAN
- the mpl gene encoding UDP-N-acetylmuramate:L-alanyl-gamma-D-glutamyl-meso-diaminopimelate ligase: MADDNGNVLETISPGAVRRIHLVGVAGTGMGSFAGMLKSAGYEVTGSDENVYPPMSDMLRNWGIQALTPYSPENLEVAKPDLVIIGNVIRRVNPEATAVRERRIPQMSFPAALGSLFLDRSHSVVVAGTHGKTTTSSLMAHVLVEAGRDPSFLVGGVTQNYSGNYRVGKGAHFVVEGDEYDTAYWDKGSKFLHYRPKTAILTSVEFDHADIFKDLPHYEATFDKFVRLIPKDGRLVVCTAYPNAVELAKACQGQVVTYVAKEGAAADYTPRGIRFGPEGARFEVIERGTALGTALLPLSGMHNVENTLAVVAAARGLGLTFGEIAKGLATFRGVKRRQEVRGEPGGILVVDDFAHHPTAVRETISAIRHRYPERRLWAIFEPRSNTSRRNIHQEDYAHSFTGAARASLKVPERHDKVPTGEELDVPRVCEELKAQGIAADHAADVPSLVERVAREAKSGDVLLVMSNGAFGGFIDKLLVALKTRVGER
- a CDS encoding serine hydrolase domain-containing protein; its protein translation is MSSHPIANLQSALEEAVTLGIFPAAQAVVMHRGVQVFGGVAGNVTGDTRFDLASVTKVLCTTSLFLRFWTEGKVGPETPVARFFPGSPVGDSGATVADLLYHRSGLPPFVPFFAEALSSTPELLEPSCPSATRARVREQVIQAAARTPLAIAPRTGTAYSDVGFILLGEILARVGGASLDVLFSRHVAEPLGLSARFHRLTDFPTDGRVAPTGATRPREPAPGQEGLWGELPSRPAVPGEVDDDNAWVMDGVSGHAGLFGTAVDVARFGQAVLSGCAGEPSLAPGPLWHRALASDPIVQGSTRSMGFDSPSQGLSSAGHFIGDTPPGAVGHLGFTGTSLWVDLRRTLVVALVTNRVAHGRKELRIREFRPVFHDLVVEALGLNDLTPKAHG
- a CDS encoding S66 peptidase family protein — protein: MKAPVRWLKPLPLRPGDTVHVVAPAGPFDRPSFEVGLGVIGQRYSPVHRPDLFEAWRYLAGSDVRRAEELAHALTDRDARAVFCARGGYGAMRLLPSLPLADTAPTALVGFSDITAVHLPLQGLGRVTIHGPVLTHLGKQPPEVQEYLFRLLESPEPPPPLEGKASYVPGVVEGPLLGGNLSVLSRLLGTPYMPSLDGAVLFLEDVGERPYRLDRMWTHLRLAGVFSRVRGIVLGDFTDCDEKSAPYGSADVLRSLAEETGLPCAAGFPVGHDIPNYPIALGTQVRLDAGAARLTFLEGAVQA
- a CDS encoding RsmB/NOP family class I SAM-dependent RNA methyltransferase — its product is MLDRTLRAHRNLSREQRQALAEVVFNVGLWRRRLGFLLGNPDAPAPALLFAFLHGLAGVSAGEAARLAGVPAPLDLVSEEPPSLALRYSLPDWLAEHFSRELGSSAGDFCAHLNVPGPITLRVNRFRTNREALEHRLRSEGVETRPGSLSSLALHVVGPRPNLYGLTSLREGLFEVQDEGSQLLGLLVEARPGETVLDLCAGAGGKTLQLGADMENRGRLLAYDPDAERLDRLLQRSARAGLSIVQVLRAPPEGVLADRVLVDAPCSELGSLRRGPDLRFRLEPSSLSVLPREQHDILLRARRLVRPGGRLVYATCTVNRAENEAVVLGFLREAPEFRLVPPGAGWLDPSCVRDGFLFCAPHLHGTDGFFAAVLERGDG
- a CDS encoding site-specific integrase encodes the protein MTKQRDRLVFLKRVYSWLCKVKHILSVAEDPTFGRLTVPQARPEQWKRTKVIPREHYLLAREHLAPHWRDGMNVQAGTGWHVSELVRFAKMGSVEPYRGEAEGIAGVLVCPQTKSGEPLRTAVSAEVLEAGKRLLARGSFSFEKYTLAIKGACTAAGIPPFTPGRFRHSVATWAIEKGADPASVAAFLNHKSPSTTRRFYATHAVPTKIPTLA
- a CDS encoding GNAT family N-acetyltransferase; this translates as MRIRESTDADLSEILRWLSDEDARGVDGCFHCNRNIVSGAHQNGELYVAVEPSEDKAVAFILGGTRGPDILAVREEWRRHGVGRQLAEFWLEEAKRCDLCVLEIECAPRTSIRFWQAMGFELYADNYAFKVIEKTFDLPGDAQEIAVTIRFFPERTNWEDGVEPLMEVSPRAVRLHGGKIALAERVTFFNRGWRGASVGDPVVEIEVEGALVYRDKAKYDEAEALGVKGDSFAFSIDSLFLPAT
- a CDS encoding DUF2283 domain-containing protein, which codes for MQDVEVDQAGRTHGFLYEPPDVVLDFDQDGVLVGIEILA